In a genomic window of Ignavibacteria bacterium:
- the recF gene encoding DNA replication and repair protein RecF (All proteins in this family for which functions are known are DNA-binding proteins that assist the filamentation of RecA onto DNA for the initiation of recombination or recombinational repair.), producing MYLKSLSLLNFRLHKSTVLNFSEGLNYIVGGNGQGKTTILEAIHYISTTKSFIANSESEIINFDEILYEIKANVSDLIDDNMVVRYDINENKKQYALNGKLISSPSDIVGKYPVVLLSPRDSKVTEESPQDRRKFVDSIISQYSISYFQNFLEYKRILRQRASLLFQIRESYRQELIDELKVWTEKLIDIGTKLIKGRIQFISEFKPYVESAYAFIMEGIEIPDIQYRTITDEINPDIENHFRRLIDEENGNEIRRAANLVGPHRDDYKFLLNGIDLRTFGSQGQHKTFQVALRFAEYFYLRDKLNKNPFFLLDDVFGDLDKNRGKKISEHLGDLGQAFITLTDFTDISALRKSEKDSVFKIKNGKIENAN from the coding sequence ATGTACTTAAAATCACTTTCTTTGTTGAACTTTCGGCTTCATAAAAGCACTGTTCTAAATTTTTCGGAGGGATTGAATTATATCGTTGGGGGAAATGGACAGGGAAAAACCACGATACTTGAAGCAATTCACTATATCTCAACCACAAAGAGCTTTATCGCGAACAGCGAGAGTGAAATAATAAACTTTGATGAAATACTATATGAAATAAAGGCAAACGTATCAGATTTAATTGATGACAACATGGTAGTTAGATACGATATTAACGAGAATAAAAAACAATATGCTTTGAACGGAAAACTTATTTCGAGTCCATCGGATATAGTTGGAAAATATCCCGTAGTACTACTGTCACCGCGTGATTCTAAAGTTACTGAAGAATCGCCTCAGGACAGAAGAAAATTTGTTGATTCCATAATCTCTCAATACAGCATATCATATTTTCAAAATTTTCTCGAATACAAGCGTATACTTCGGCAGAGAGCTTCTCTTTTGTTTCAAATAAGAGAAAGCTACAGGCAGGAACTTATTGACGAGCTAAAAGTCTGGACCGAAAAATTAATCGATATTGGTACAAAACTGATAAAAGGCAGAATACAGTTTATATCAGAATTTAAACCTTATGTCGAGTCGGCTTACGCTTTCATTATGGAAGGAATTGAAATCCCGGACATTCAATATCGAACAATCACCGATGAGATTAATCCAGATATAGAAAATCATTTCAGAAGACTTATCGATGAAGAAAATGGAAACGAGATTCGGCGAGCAGCAAATCTTGTCGGTCCTCATAGAGATGATTATAAGTTTTTATTAAACGGGATAGATCTCAGAACTTTCGGCTCTCAAGGTCAGCATAAAACGTTTCAAGTAGCATTACGTTTTGCAGAATATTTTTATTTGCGTGATAAATTGAACAAAAATCCTTTTTTCTTGCTCGACGATGTATTTGGAGATTTGGATAAAAATAGAGGAAAAAAAATAAGCGAACATTTAGGAGACTTAGGGCAAGCATTTATAACACTTACAGATTTTACAGATATTTCAGCTCTTAGGAAGTCAGAAAAAGATTCTGTTTTCAAAATCAAAAATGGAAAAATTGAAAATGCAAACTGA
- a CDS encoding DUF721 domain-containing protein: protein MEKLKMQTDPKSLSNALNDAAKYFKLTENIQKGDVLLLFEKIVGPNIAKFANAKMFIKGVLVLEVESSSWKNELFLMREEIREKINQHFKTEVVKQIRII, encoded by the coding sequence ATGGAAAAATTGAAAATGCAAACTGATCCGAAATCGTTGTCTAATGCATTGAATGATGCAGCTAAATATTTTAAGCTGACAGAAAACATCCAAAAAGGAGATGTTCTCTTATTGTTTGAAAAAATTGTTGGGCCAAACATTGCAAAGTTTGCAAACGCAAAGATGTTTATAAAAGGAGTTCTGGTTTTGGAAGTCGAAAGTTCGTCATGGAAGAATGAACTTTTTTTAATGCGGGAAGAAATCAGAGAAAAAATAAATCAACATTTCAAAACGGAAGTAGTAAAACAAATTAGAATTATATAA